One window of the Betta splendens chromosome 21, fBetSpl5.4, whole genome shotgun sequence genome contains the following:
- the LOC114847306 gene encoding nck-associated protein 5-like isoform X4, whose translation MVTLQQHFSSMEETVRTLLQNQDSVQGPKVDPMDLMKAYKDKLLEEMWKQQDSLDGCTATAAEMVTSPEESSQDSNPLLERLRALEAENSALSMENDNQRKQYERCLDEVANQVVQALLTQKDLKEECVKLRTRVFDLEQQNRILSVLFQQRVKMSSNPVSQDVQRNGKAGVAAGRWPSLLSLTCPRSSGSGSGSELSLSSACSEYSSGSHTWAEGRGLSKQCGSNRDKRMSTGSVSSNHSEPIKQTDLGWKEGHILKGLKHLQMHSSKEATSLVSAPHCKDCMTSNEGIYSLGVKSGQRETTTKPIAPTNKPPKIEAGCTALDSDDADDNSHKLQSESNDTPVKELLCLEKLGDDDTNSQENLVKLAVDCGLFPSPVSGNLLFLDSPKLRPGVSPTDSLTYTEETNRNTLGKKLSDRNNNQERSADRKSRLDHIKRQDGRLVTNQVESGMADMSMSIQNSVARALSLNDARQRSSSVEVGHYRDQASQVGGKSQHHSISEASQRKPKPQPCDSARKAFILRSKSADAGPDQAKHTHSPLHQKLISQKPKEQSNHTGPSASSKRANVKKTHSSSKGALPRGEKDENIAASANSKSLESVQQRSPLASPVKHSKTVKPPGINERSQQMSPTKASLQITRPQSSYDSVEESIYDNLPCSPRKLRRQDQHYDASGSKHRSPSPPLPPGRTSSLVFRPDGDTLPNGHKCAGQGSTAETIASGANKSHSNQVPSAVQPHQSNPTKDNQHQMGAENNPPKDIPNKMYHTHSSKIQSVPLQESQASESVQLSMGRTSMCYDENGSSSVLPNTSILQRSQQSISEPKLSEVLPQAYSNVYHHGIANNSHTSVKMALPVNAKSHEAIAGQETSTFLVFGRHNKEETNSKSFQTFQTFTCDPQMIHERGVHDKARRKIETRCNSLDSEPSIQPTASDSGVMLDWGFDEEGWLFKRSVSVSTRPLLKPVMGMNGAKARSQSFGARYMDRPSFNRSGKVRTQIKTHSGSSLNSLGDVLPGSMSCSSSYHCPMNRSLLNNFLIEEGLTGPSHLGSSSERLQSLKLQREHARRLQIEQQFSSAFGEPVSEEPERQSTITTIEEKVMLGIEENLHKSQEQERSSEVKPKPSSTLANWFGFRKSKLPAPSGKKTDPPKVKEDKREQKITSLLGGKQIKSDKKRDRRKSDGKDCSVGRRESHDAVRACISMPCPGMSMNEIQGHGDFTGEPKMQMMSRRSDGENGSTHQEAVIEQSLSPPSVPSSSSGDVSPSPLPRWRIPSGFKDSSYAGVPTSSMTHIQSVPFPTVAFLQPVQPQSEHLVCDTQSRLPRPPQGGVEPKMMTYIKSKTRAPPSQQKEQTRLQLANCETTQTHIQVSAAE comes from the exons ATGgtgacactgcagcagcacttcTCCAG CATGGAGGAGACGGTGCGCACGCTACTGCAGAACCAGGATTCAGTGCAGGGCCCAAAAGTGGACCCCATGGACCTCATGAAAGCATACAAG GACAAACTGCTGGAGGAGATgtggaagcagcaggacagtctGGACGGTTGTACGGCCACAGCTGCAGAGATGGTGACCTCGCCGGAGGAGAGTTCACAGGACAGTAACCCCCTCCTAGAGCGTCTCAGGGCCCTGGAG GCGGAGAACTCGGCGCTGTCAATGGAAAATGACAATCAGAGAAAACAGTATGAACGTTGTCTGGATGAG GTGGCCAACCAGGTGGTGCAGGCCCTCCTCACACAGAAG GACTTGAAAGAAGAGTGCGTGAAGCTTCGGACCCGTGTTTTTGACTTGGAGCAGCAAAACCGTATACTGAGTGTGCTGTTTCAACAACGTGTCAAAATGTCCAGCAACCCCGTGTCCCAG GACGTCCAGCGGAATGGAAAAGCAGGTGTTGCTGCAGGAAGGTGGCCCAGCCTGCTGAGTCTGACATGCCCACGCAGCAGTGGCAGTGGTAGTGGCAGTGAACTTTCATTATCAAGCGCCTGTAGTGAGTACTCCAGCGGTTCCCACACCTGGGCTGAAGGACGTGGTTTATCCAAACAG TGTGGCTCAAACCGAGACAAAAGGATGAGCACAGGGTCTGTTTCCAGCAATCACTCAGAACCTATCAAGCAGACAGACCTGGGATGGAAAGAAGGACATATTCTGAAAGGCCTGAAGCATCTCCAGATGCACAGCTCTAAAGAGGCGACCTCACTTGTATCCGCTCCACACTGCAAAGATTGTATGACATCAAATGAGGGCATATACTCACTTGGTGTCAAGTCTGGGCAGCGAGAGACTACAACCAAGCCAATAGCCCCAACAAATAAACCCCCCAAGATTGAAGCAGGGTGTACTGCCCTAGACTCTGATGATGCAGATGATAATTCACATAAATTGCAAAGCGAATCTAATGACACTCCAGTAAAAGAGCTTCTTTGCTTGGAGAAACTGGGGGATGATGACACCAATTCTCAAGAAAACCTTGTAAAACTTGCAGTAGACTGTGGTCTTTTTCCATCACCTGTATCAGGCAACCTATTATTTTTGGATAGCCCCAAACTTAGACCTGGTGTAAGCCCAACAGACAGCCTTACATATACAGAGGAAACCAACAGAAACACATTGGGCAAAAAGCTTAGTGACAGAAACAACAACCAGGAAAGGTCAGCTGACCGTAAATCGAGGCTTGATCACATTAAAAGACAAGATGGCAGGTTAGTGACTAACCAAGTGGAATCAGGGATGGCTGACATGAGCATGTCTATTCAAAACAGTGTGGCAAGAGCTCTTAGTCTGAATGACGCCAGGCAGCGCAGCTCCTCAGTGGAGGTTGGTCATTACAGAGACCAGGCAAGTCAAGTCGGTGGTAAAAGTCAGCACCACAGCATATCAGAAGCTTCCCAGAGGAAACCAAAACCTCAGCCGTGTGATTCAGCCAGGAAGGCTTTTATTCTGCGGAGCAAGAGTGCAGATGCAGGACCGGACCAAGCTAAGCATACCCATTCTCCTCTCCACCAAAAGCTTATTAGTCAGAAACCAAAAGAACAGTCAAACCATACTGGACCCAGTGCATCCAGCAAAAGAGCAAATGTCAAGAAAACACACAGTTCAAGCAAAGGAGCCTTACCTAGAGGTGAAAAAGATGAGAATATTGCTGCGTCAGCAAATTCAAAGTCTCTGGAAAGTGTCCAACAGCGCTCTCCTCTGGCTTCTCCTGTGAAACACTCAAAGACAGTTAAGCCTCCAGGGATCAATGAACGCTCCCAACAAATGAGCCCAACAAAAGCAAGTTTGCAAATCACAAGGCCTCAATCAAGCTATGATTCTGTGGAGGAGAGCATTTATGACAACTTACCCTGCTCTCCAAGAAAACTGCGACGCCAAGACCAGCACTATGATGCTTCTGGTTCAAAACACAGGTCCCCATCCCCTCCACTGCCTCCAGGTCGAACTTCTTCCCTTGTATTTAGACCTGATGGTGACACTTTACCCAATGGCCATAAATGTGCAGGTCAAGGCTCTACTGCTGAGACAATAGCCTCAGGTGCCAACAAGTCACACTCAAACCAGGTTCCATCTGCTGTACAACCACATCAATCCAACCCAACTAAAGACAATCAACATCAAATGGGTGCTGAAAATAATCCACCAAAAGACATCCCCAACAAGATGTACCACACTCACTCATCCAAGATACAGTCTGTCCCTCTTCAAGAAAGTCAAGCTTCAGAGTCAGTCCAGTTATCGATGGGCAGAACGTCCATGTGCTATGATGAAAACGGTTCTTCCTCTGTGCTCCCCAACACAAGCATCCTACAAAGATCCCAACAGAGCATTAGTGAGCCAAAACTTTCCGAAGTCTTGCCGCAGGCATATTCTAATGTTTACCACCATGGGATTGCCAATAATTCTCACACTTCTGTCAAAATGGCTCTTCCCGTAAATGCAAAATCTCATGAAGCAATCGCTGGACAGGAAACAAGCACCTTTCTCGTCTTTGGAAGACAtaacaaagaagaaacaaactcTAAAAGTTTCCAGACCTTCCAGACTTTTACGTGTGATCCCCAGATGATACACGAACGTGGTGTTCATGACAAAGCTCGCAGGAAGATCGAGACCCGCTGTAACTCATTAGATTCTGAGCCATCCATTCAGCCCACAGCATCAGACAGCGGTGTGATGTTAGACTGGGGATTTGATGAGGAAGGCTGGTTGTTTAAAAGGTCTGTGTCTGTATCAACCAGGCCTCTTCTTAAACCAGTAATGGGCATGAATGGTGCCAAGGCTCGTAGCCAGAGCTTTGGCGCTCGTTACATGGACAGGCCAAGCTTCAACCGTTCTGGAAAGGTTCGGACACAGATTAAAACCCACTCAGGGAGCTCCCTGAACTCACTTGGAGATGTCCTTCCAGGGAGTATGAGTTGCTCTAGTAGCTACCATTGTCCAATGAATCGATCTCTTCTGAACAACTTCTTGATTGAAGAGGGTTTGACCGGTCCCTCGCATTTAGGATCGTCTAGTGAAAGACTTCAAAGTCTTAAACTCCAACGGGAGCATGCTAGGCGCCTGCAGATCGAGCAACAGTTTTCCAGCGCATTCGGGGAGCCAGTATCTGAAGAGCCAGAGAGACAAAGTACTATAACCACAATTGAGGAGAAAGTTATGCTTGGCATAGAGGAGAACTTGCACAAGTctcaggagcaggagagaagcAGTGAGGTGAAACCAAAACCCAGTTCAACCTTGGCAAATTGGTTTGGTTTTCGCAAGAGCAAGCTTCCTGCTCCAAGTGGCAAAAAAACTGATCCACCAAAAGTAAAAGAGGACAAGAGGGAGCAGAAGATTACATCACTTCTGGGAGGAAAGCAGATAAAGTCTGACaaaaagagagacagaagaaaaagtGATGGAAAAGACTG CTCAGTGGGAAGGAGAGAGTCCCATGATGCAGTGCGGGCGTGCATATCAATGCCCTGCCCTGGAATGTCCATGAATGAAATACAAGGACACGGTGACTTCACCGGAGAACCGAAG ATGCAGATGATGAGCCGAAGATCTGATGGTGAAAATGGATCGACCCACCAGGAAGCAGTAATAG AGCAGTCCCTCAGCcctcccagtgttcccagttcCTCCAGTGGGGACGTGTCTCCTTCCCCGCTACCCCGGTGGAGAATTCCCTCTGGCTTTAAGGACAGCAGCTATGCAGGGGTGCCCACCTCTTCCATGACCCATATCCAATCGGTGCCTTTCCCCACTGTGGCCTTCCTCCAGCCCGTACAACCCCAGTCTGAACACCTTGTGTGTGATACACAGAGCAGACTACCCAGACCACCACAAG GTGGAGTGGAACCAAAGATGATGACCTACATTAAATCGAAAACACGAGCCCCCCCGAGCCAACAGAAGGAACAGACCAGACTCCAGCTCGCCAACTGTGAGACCACACAGACCCACATCCA AGTCTCTGCGGCGGAGTGA
- the LOC114847306 gene encoding nck-associated protein 5-like isoform X7, giving the protein MVTLQQHFSSMEETVRTLLQNQDSVQGPKVDPMDLMKAYKDKLLEEMWKQQDSLDGCTATAAEMVTSPEESSQDSNPLLERLRALEAENSALSMENDNQRKQYERCLDEVANQVVQALLTQKDLKEECVKLRTRVFDLEQQNRILSVLFQQRVKMSSNPVSQDVQRNGKAGVAAGRWPSLLSLTCPRSSGSGSGSELSLSSACSEYSSGSHTWAEGRGLSKQCGSNRDKRMSTGSVSSNHSEPIKQTDLGWKEGHILKGLKHLQMHSSKEATSLVSAPHCKDCMTSNEGIYSLGVKSGQRETTTKPIAPTNKPPKIEAGCTALDSDDADDNSHKLQSESNDTPVKELLCLEKLGDDDTNSQENLVKLAVDCGLFPSPVSGNLLFLDSPKLRPGVSPTDSLTYTEETNRNTLGKKLSDRNNNQERSADRKSRLDHIKRQDGRLVTNQVESGMADMSMSIQNSVARALSLNDARQRSSSVEVGHYRDQASQVGGKSQHHSISEASQRKPKPQPCDSARKAFILRSKSADAGPDQAKHTHSPLHQKLISQKPKEQSNHTGPSASSKRANVKKTHSSSKGALPRGEKDENIAASANSKSLESVQQRSPLASPVKHSKTVKPPGINERSQQMSPTKASLQITRPQSSYDSVEESIYDNLPCSPRKLRRQDQHYDASGSKHRSPSPPLPPGRTSSLVFRPDGDTLPNGHKCAGQGSTAETIASGANKSHSNQVPSAVQPHQSNPTKDNQHQMGAENNPPKDIPNKMYHTHSSKIQSVPLQESQASESVQLSMGRTSMCYDENGSSSVLPNTSILQRSQQSISEPKLSEVLPQAYSNVYHHGIANNSHTSVKMALPVNAKSHEAIAGQETSTFLVFGRHNKEETNSKSFQTFQTFTCDPQMIHERGVHDKARRKIETRCNSLDSEPSIQPTASDSGVMLDWGFDEEGWLFKRSVSVSTRPLLKPVMGMNGAKARSQSFGARYMDRPSFNRSGKVRTQIKTHSGSSLNSLGDVLPGSMSCSSSYHCPMNRSLLNNFLIEEGLTGPSHLGSSSERLQSLKLQREHARRLQIEQQFSSAFGEPVSEEPERQSTITTIEEKVMLGIEENLHKSQEQERSSEVKPKPSSTLANWFGFRKSKLPAPSGKKTDPPKVKEDKREQKITSLLGGKQIKSDKKRDRRKSDGKDCSVGRRESHDAVRACISMPCPGMSMNEIQGHGDFTGEPKMMSRRSDGENGSTHQEAVIGGVEPKMMTYIKSKTRAPPSQQKEQTRLQLANCETTQTHIQVSAAE; this is encoded by the exons ATGgtgacactgcagcagcacttcTCCAG CATGGAGGAGACGGTGCGCACGCTACTGCAGAACCAGGATTCAGTGCAGGGCCCAAAAGTGGACCCCATGGACCTCATGAAAGCATACAAG GACAAACTGCTGGAGGAGATgtggaagcagcaggacagtctGGACGGTTGTACGGCCACAGCTGCAGAGATGGTGACCTCGCCGGAGGAGAGTTCACAGGACAGTAACCCCCTCCTAGAGCGTCTCAGGGCCCTGGAG GCGGAGAACTCGGCGCTGTCAATGGAAAATGACAATCAGAGAAAACAGTATGAACGTTGTCTGGATGAG GTGGCCAACCAGGTGGTGCAGGCCCTCCTCACACAGAAG GACTTGAAAGAAGAGTGCGTGAAGCTTCGGACCCGTGTTTTTGACTTGGAGCAGCAAAACCGTATACTGAGTGTGCTGTTTCAACAACGTGTCAAAATGTCCAGCAACCCCGTGTCCCAG GACGTCCAGCGGAATGGAAAAGCAGGTGTTGCTGCAGGAAGGTGGCCCAGCCTGCTGAGTCTGACATGCCCACGCAGCAGTGGCAGTGGTAGTGGCAGTGAACTTTCATTATCAAGCGCCTGTAGTGAGTACTCCAGCGGTTCCCACACCTGGGCTGAAGGACGTGGTTTATCCAAACAG TGTGGCTCAAACCGAGACAAAAGGATGAGCACAGGGTCTGTTTCCAGCAATCACTCAGAACCTATCAAGCAGACAGACCTGGGATGGAAAGAAGGACATATTCTGAAAGGCCTGAAGCATCTCCAGATGCACAGCTCTAAAGAGGCGACCTCACTTGTATCCGCTCCACACTGCAAAGATTGTATGACATCAAATGAGGGCATATACTCACTTGGTGTCAAGTCTGGGCAGCGAGAGACTACAACCAAGCCAATAGCCCCAACAAATAAACCCCCCAAGATTGAAGCAGGGTGTACTGCCCTAGACTCTGATGATGCAGATGATAATTCACATAAATTGCAAAGCGAATCTAATGACACTCCAGTAAAAGAGCTTCTTTGCTTGGAGAAACTGGGGGATGATGACACCAATTCTCAAGAAAACCTTGTAAAACTTGCAGTAGACTGTGGTCTTTTTCCATCACCTGTATCAGGCAACCTATTATTTTTGGATAGCCCCAAACTTAGACCTGGTGTAAGCCCAACAGACAGCCTTACATATACAGAGGAAACCAACAGAAACACATTGGGCAAAAAGCTTAGTGACAGAAACAACAACCAGGAAAGGTCAGCTGACCGTAAATCGAGGCTTGATCACATTAAAAGACAAGATGGCAGGTTAGTGACTAACCAAGTGGAATCAGGGATGGCTGACATGAGCATGTCTATTCAAAACAGTGTGGCAAGAGCTCTTAGTCTGAATGACGCCAGGCAGCGCAGCTCCTCAGTGGAGGTTGGTCATTACAGAGACCAGGCAAGTCAAGTCGGTGGTAAAAGTCAGCACCACAGCATATCAGAAGCTTCCCAGAGGAAACCAAAACCTCAGCCGTGTGATTCAGCCAGGAAGGCTTTTATTCTGCGGAGCAAGAGTGCAGATGCAGGACCGGACCAAGCTAAGCATACCCATTCTCCTCTCCACCAAAAGCTTATTAGTCAGAAACCAAAAGAACAGTCAAACCATACTGGACCCAGTGCATCCAGCAAAAGAGCAAATGTCAAGAAAACACACAGTTCAAGCAAAGGAGCCTTACCTAGAGGTGAAAAAGATGAGAATATTGCTGCGTCAGCAAATTCAAAGTCTCTGGAAAGTGTCCAACAGCGCTCTCCTCTGGCTTCTCCTGTGAAACACTCAAAGACAGTTAAGCCTCCAGGGATCAATGAACGCTCCCAACAAATGAGCCCAACAAAAGCAAGTTTGCAAATCACAAGGCCTCAATCAAGCTATGATTCTGTGGAGGAGAGCATTTATGACAACTTACCCTGCTCTCCAAGAAAACTGCGACGCCAAGACCAGCACTATGATGCTTCTGGTTCAAAACACAGGTCCCCATCCCCTCCACTGCCTCCAGGTCGAACTTCTTCCCTTGTATTTAGACCTGATGGTGACACTTTACCCAATGGCCATAAATGTGCAGGTCAAGGCTCTACTGCTGAGACAATAGCCTCAGGTGCCAACAAGTCACACTCAAACCAGGTTCCATCTGCTGTACAACCACATCAATCCAACCCAACTAAAGACAATCAACATCAAATGGGTGCTGAAAATAATCCACCAAAAGACATCCCCAACAAGATGTACCACACTCACTCATCCAAGATACAGTCTGTCCCTCTTCAAGAAAGTCAAGCTTCAGAGTCAGTCCAGTTATCGATGGGCAGAACGTCCATGTGCTATGATGAAAACGGTTCTTCCTCTGTGCTCCCCAACACAAGCATCCTACAAAGATCCCAACAGAGCATTAGTGAGCCAAAACTTTCCGAAGTCTTGCCGCAGGCATATTCTAATGTTTACCACCATGGGATTGCCAATAATTCTCACACTTCTGTCAAAATGGCTCTTCCCGTAAATGCAAAATCTCATGAAGCAATCGCTGGACAGGAAACAAGCACCTTTCTCGTCTTTGGAAGACAtaacaaagaagaaacaaactcTAAAAGTTTCCAGACCTTCCAGACTTTTACGTGTGATCCCCAGATGATACACGAACGTGGTGTTCATGACAAAGCTCGCAGGAAGATCGAGACCCGCTGTAACTCATTAGATTCTGAGCCATCCATTCAGCCCACAGCATCAGACAGCGGTGTGATGTTAGACTGGGGATTTGATGAGGAAGGCTGGTTGTTTAAAAGGTCTGTGTCTGTATCAACCAGGCCTCTTCTTAAACCAGTAATGGGCATGAATGGTGCCAAGGCTCGTAGCCAGAGCTTTGGCGCTCGTTACATGGACAGGCCAAGCTTCAACCGTTCTGGAAAGGTTCGGACACAGATTAAAACCCACTCAGGGAGCTCCCTGAACTCACTTGGAGATGTCCTTCCAGGGAGTATGAGTTGCTCTAGTAGCTACCATTGTCCAATGAATCGATCTCTTCTGAACAACTTCTTGATTGAAGAGGGTTTGACCGGTCCCTCGCATTTAGGATCGTCTAGTGAAAGACTTCAAAGTCTTAAACTCCAACGGGAGCATGCTAGGCGCCTGCAGATCGAGCAACAGTTTTCCAGCGCATTCGGGGAGCCAGTATCTGAAGAGCCAGAGAGACAAAGTACTATAACCACAATTGAGGAGAAAGTTATGCTTGGCATAGAGGAGAACTTGCACAAGTctcaggagcaggagagaagcAGTGAGGTGAAACCAAAACCCAGTTCAACCTTGGCAAATTGGTTTGGTTTTCGCAAGAGCAAGCTTCCTGCTCCAAGTGGCAAAAAAACTGATCCACCAAAAGTAAAAGAGGACAAGAGGGAGCAGAAGATTACATCACTTCTGGGAGGAAAGCAGATAAAGTCTGACaaaaagagagacagaagaaaaagtGATGGAAAAGACTG CTCAGTGGGAAGGAGAGAGTCCCATGATGCAGTGCGGGCGTGCATATCAATGCCCTGCCCTGGAATGTCCATGAATGAAATACAAGGACACGGTGACTTCACCGGAGAACCGAAG ATGATGAGCCGAAGATCTGATGGTGAAAATGGATCGACCCACCAGGAAGCAGTAATAG GTGGAGTGGAACCAAAGATGATGACCTACATTAAATCGAAAACACGAGCCCCCCCGAGCCAACAGAAGGAACAGACCAGACTCCAGCTCGCCAACTGTGAGACCACACAGACCCACATCCA AGTCTCTGCGGCGGAGTGA